Proteins from a single region of Rhodospirillales bacterium:
- a CDS encoding OmpH family outer membrane protein, whose translation MMRRAFLGAALVITATALYRPVAALADASSNVRIAVLDVDRVRRESAAVKAIRAQLGGYLDVYRTETQKEEQEIRAGQEELARKRSDLSADGYAEARKKLEDRLLEAQERVQHRRQALERVNTEAMEQVKQALEAIVIEIADERQLGLIVRKDQAVYAATSLEITNEVLERLDRRLPKVQISDPGG comes from the coding sequence ATGATGCGCCGCGCGTTTCTGGGCGCAGCACTCGTCATCACGGCAACAGCGCTTTATCGCCCGGTAGCAGCGCTCGCCGATGCCTCGTCGAACGTCCGTATCGCTGTGCTCGACGTCGATCGCGTGCGCCGGGAGTCGGCTGCCGTTAAGGCAATTCGCGCGCAACTTGGCGGTTATCTTGACGTCTACCGCACCGAGACGCAGAAGGAAGAGCAGGAAATCCGCGCGGGCCAGGAAGAACTGGCGCGAAAGCGCTCTGATCTGTCCGCCGACGGTTACGCCGAAGCGCGCAAGAAACTGGAGGATCGGCTGCTCGAAGCCCAAGAACGCGTCCAACACCGGCGCCAAGCGCTTGAACGCGTCAACACCGAGGCCATGGAGCAGGTCAAACAGGCACTGGAAGCGATCGTCATTGAAATCGCCGACGAGCGGCAACTCGGACTCATCGTCCGCAAGGATCAGGCGGTTTATGCCGCGACATCCCTGGAGATTACCAACGAGGTGCTCGAGCGGCTTGATCGCCGGCTGCCAAAGGTGCAGATCTCCGACCCCGGTGGTTGA
- the bamA gene encoding outer membrane protein assembly factor BamA → MPFEAHAQTGQIIHRVEIEGVQRIEPNTVRSYLLIQEGDAYDADRVDRSLKSLFATGLFSDVTISQDGDVLIVKVVENPIVNRVAYEGNKRINDKTLESEAILRPRVIYTRSKAQSDAQRILTLYRQSGRFAATVEPKVITLPQNRVDVVFEISEGGVTGIESIRFVGNKEFSDSTLREVIRTKETRWWRFLSSDDTYDPDRLALDRELLRRFYLSEGYVDFRVQSAVAELTASRDKFFVTFTVDEGERYRVGSVDVKTTLPGLDTEDVRDSVTLEKGDWYDANQIEKTIDKLSDEIATMGYAFVEVRPRLDREREQKLINVVFEVQEGPRVFVERIDISGNIRTMDEVIRREFRLVEGDAFNAAKLRRSRQRIQDLDFFEKVTVDQVPGSAPDKAVVKVAVTEKSTGSLSIGGGFSTGSGFLGDVSVRERNLLGRGQDLQASLLFGQSQQQVDLSFTEPYFLGKEIAAGGDAFFVQTDRQSESSFDTTTIGGDVRASYPVTEHLTQGWRYTLKQTDVRNVPSDASIYVQAAEGKETYSEVSHSLTYDRRDSKINPTEGYYSKLTTDVAGLGGSAKYVRNRVDAGYYYPLSEKIVASLSGSGGYVHGLGDDVKLLDRFFIGGNEVRGFSTDGIGPRDADTDDALGGQLFYASSLQLTFPLGLPQELDIRGRVFTDVGSSWDLPESGPLVQDSSAPRMSVGTGLTWVSPFGPLGIDLGFAVLKESYDKTEILRLNFGTRF, encoded by the coding sequence ATGCCATTCGAGGCCCACGCTCAGACAGGCCAGATTATCCATCGGGTCGAAATCGAAGGTGTGCAGCGGATCGAACCCAACACGGTGCGCTCGTACCTGCTCATTCAAGAAGGCGATGCCTACGACGCCGACCGGGTTGACCGATCGCTCAAGAGCCTGTTTGCCACCGGTTTATTCAGCGATGTGACGATTTCCCAGGACGGTGACGTGCTGATCGTAAAGGTCGTCGAAAACCCCATCGTTAACCGCGTCGCCTACGAGGGCAACAAGCGGATCAATGACAAGACGCTGGAATCCGAGGCCATCTTGCGGCCGCGGGTGATCTATACGCGCAGCAAGGCGCAGAGCGACGCACAACGCATCCTGACGCTTTACCGGCAAAGCGGGCGTTTCGCCGCGACCGTCGAGCCGAAGGTGATCACCTTGCCGCAGAACCGGGTCGATGTTGTTTTCGAGATCAGCGAAGGCGGTGTCACCGGTATCGAATCGATTCGCTTCGTCGGCAACAAGGAGTTCAGCGACAGCACTCTGCGGGAGGTGATCCGGACGAAAGAAACGCGCTGGTGGCGGTTTCTCTCCTCGGACGACACCTATGATCCCGATCGCTTGGCGCTTGACCGCGAGCTGCTGCGTCGCTTTTACCTTTCGGAAGGGTACGTCGACTTTCGCGTTCAGTCGGCAGTGGCCGAGTTGACCGCCAGCCGCGATAAGTTTTTCGTGACCTTCACCGTTGACGAGGGTGAGCGCTACCGAGTCGGCAGCGTCGACGTCAAGACGACGCTGCCCGGCCTGGATACGGAGGATGTCCGCGACAGCGTCACCCTCGAAAAAGGCGACTGGTACGACGCCAATCAGATAGAAAAGACGATCGACAAACTCAGTGATGAGATTGCGACGATGGGCTACGCCTTCGTCGAGGTTCGCCCGCGCCTTGATCGCGAACGCGAGCAAAAGCTGATCAACGTCGTCTTTGAGGTTCAAGAAGGCCCGCGCGTCTTCGTCGAACGGATCGACATCAGTGGCAATATCCGGACGATGGACGAAGTCATCCGCCGCGAATTCCGTCTTGTCGAAGGTGATGCGTTCAACGCCGCCAAACTGCGGCGATCGCGCCAGCGCATTCAGGATCTCGATTTCTTCGAAAAGGTGACGGTTGACCAGGTGCCGGGTTCGGCTCCGGACAAGGCTGTCGTCAAGGTTGCCGTCACGGAGAAATCGACGGGATCACTGTCGATCGGCGGCGGCTTTTCCACCGGTAGTGGCTTCCTCGGCGATGTCAGCGTGCGCGAGCGCAATCTGCTTGGCCGCGGTCAGGACCTCCAGGCCAGCCTGCTGTTTGGTCAGAGCCAGCAGCAGGTCGACCTGTCGTTCACCGAGCCGTATTTCCTCGGCAAGGAAATCGCGGCTGGCGGCGATGCGTTCTTCGTTCAAACCGATCGCCAGAGTGAAAGTTCGTTCGATACGACAACGATCGGCGGCGACGTTCGCGCCTCTTATCCGGTGACCGAGCATCTGACGCAGGGATGGCGCTATACCCTGAAGCAGACGGACGTGCGTAACGTTCCGTCCGACGCCTCGATCTACGTCCAGGCGGCGGAAGGCAAGGAGACCTACTCGGAAGTCTCACACTCGCTGACCTACGACCGGCGCGACAGCAAGATCAATCCGACCGAGGGCTATTATTCGAAGCTGACCACGGATGTGGCCGGGCTGGGCGGCTCGGCGAAGTACGTGCGCAATCGCGTCGACGCCGGCTACTATTACCCATTGTCCGAAAAAATCGTCGCCTCGCTCAGTGGCTCGGGCGGATACGTGCACGGCCTCGGCGATGACGTGAAGTTGCTCGACCGGTTTTTCATCGGCGGCAATGAGGTCCGCGGCTTCAGTACCGACGGCATCGGGCCGCGCGACGCCGACACAGACGACGCGCTGGGTGGTCAACTGTTTTACGCCAGTTCACTGCAGCTGACATTTCCGCTGGGATTGCCGCAAGAACTCGATATCCGCGGGCGTGTCTTCACCGACGTCGGTAGTTCCTGGGATCTACCCGAGTCGGGGCCGCTGGTGCAGGACTCCTCAGCGCCGCGTATGTCCGTCGGCACCGGTCTGACCTGGGTCTCGCCGTTCGGTCCCCTCGGCATCGATCTTGGCTTTGCGGTGCTCAAGGAGAGCTACGATAAAACCGAGATCCTTCGCCTGAACTTCGGGACCCGCTTCTAG
- the rseP gene encoding RIP metalloprotease RseP codes for MSYVVDWVLPFLVVLSVLIFVHELGHYLIARACGVMVEVFSIGFGPELFGWTDRVGTRWKVSAVPLGGYVKMYGEETFEGGDAAEPGESVPRRADHLSFRHKRLSQRAAIVAAGPFANILFALVLLLGLFGFVGAPAPLPVVGVVQEGSAAAVADFRAGDLIVKIGDEPITWFEDLRRIVNASPGVELTFHVVRDSAPIEIDATPRPTTQAIDGVEQTVGLLGIRPDLARVGYESLSPTAAVGAAFAQTYALTTQIFDALVSIVRGSRPLDELGGPLRIAQISGQVAQDGLINLLYFMAALSVNLALINFLPIPVLDGGHLLLYAIEAVIHRPLNKRIIEYAFRAGMVFVVCLMLLATWNDLINLRVVDFFRRLVS; via the coding sequence ATGAGCTATGTTGTCGACTGGGTCTTGCCGTTTCTCGTCGTTCTCAGCGTGCTCATCTTCGTACACGAACTGGGGCATTATCTGATCGCGCGCGCCTGCGGCGTCATGGTGGAGGTGTTCTCGATCGGCTTTGGACCGGAGTTGTTCGGCTGGACCGATCGCGTTGGTACCCGCTGGAAGGTGAGCGCGGTACCGCTTGGCGGGTACGTCAAGATGTATGGCGAGGAAACCTTCGAGGGCGGTGACGCGGCGGAACCAGGAGAGTCCGTTCCACGTCGCGCCGATCATCTGTCGTTTCGTCACAAGCGGTTGAGCCAGAGGGCGGCGATCGTTGCCGCCGGCCCGTTCGCCAACATTCTGTTCGCCCTCGTCCTCCTCCTCGGGTTGTTCGGATTCGTCGGAGCACCGGCGCCGCTTCCTGTCGTCGGCGTCGTTCAGGAGGGCAGCGCCGCCGCCGTCGCCGACTTTCGGGCGGGCGACCTGATTGTGAAGATCGGCGACGAGCCGATCACTTGGTTCGAGGATCTACGCCGCATCGTCAATGCCAGTCCCGGTGTAGAACTGACGTTCCACGTTGTTCGAGACAGTGCGCCAATTGAAATCGACGCGACGCCGCGGCCGACGACGCAGGCGATCGATGGCGTGGAGCAGACGGTCGGGCTTCTCGGTATCCGCCCGGACCTCGCGCGTGTCGGTTACGAAAGCTTGTCGCCGACGGCGGCGGTGGGGGCGGCGTTCGCCCAGACCTATGCGCTGACGACGCAGATATTCGATGCGCTCGTCAGCATCGTGCGCGGCAGCCGTCCGCTCGACGAACTTGGCGGTCCCCTGCGCATCGCCCAGATTTCCGGCCAAGTCGCCCAAGACGGCCTGATCAATCTGCTCTATTTCATGGCGGCACTCTCGGTCAATCTCGCGCTGATCAACTTCCTGCCCATCCCGGTGCTCGACGGCGGACACTTGTTGCTCTATGCCATCGAGGCGGTCATTCATCGGCCCCTGAACAAGCGCATCATCGAGTATGCATTTCGGGCAGGCATGGTATTCGTCGTCTGTCTGATGCTTCTCGCCACCTGGAACGATCTGATAAACCTTCGAGTCGTGGATTTCTTCCGCAGACTCGTCAGCTAA
- a CDS encoding 1-deoxy-D-xylulose-5-phosphate reductoisomerase, which yields MAMSATQPRLHTSSRSVTILGSTGSVGCNTIDLLLRQPEAFTVEALTANRNVALLAEQARALRPRMVAIADERFYGDLKEALQGTGIAVSAGPAAVIEAACAPADWVMAAIVGAAGLEPTMEAVRRGAIIGLANKECLVCAGALMMADIKKHGATLVPVDSEHSAIYQVFDFDNADKVDQIILTASGGPFRTLSREAMRAMTPAQAVAHPNWDMGAKISVDSATMMNKGLELIEAFHLFPVQSHQIEIVVHPQSVIHSLVAYVDGSVLAQLGQPDMRTPIAYALAWPGRMAAPAARLRLAEIGQLSFEEPDEERFPALRLAREALRRGGAVPVVLNAANEIAVQSFLNEEIGFLDIAAVVEQAMGWAPVGALQAISDVIDVDRDARARALEIIRTMR from the coding sequence ATGGCTATGAGCGCAACCCAGCCGCGCCTGCACACCAGCAGCCGCAGCGTTACCATCCTCGGTTCGACCGGGTCGGTCGGATGCAATACGATCGATCTCCTGCTCCGCCAGCCGGAGGCGTTCACCGTCGAGGCGCTGACCGCCAACCGGAATGTCGCCCTGCTCGCCGAACAGGCGCGGGCATTGCGCCCACGGATGGTGGCGATCGCCGACGAGCGCTTCTACGGCGATCTCAAGGAGGCGTTGCAGGGCACGGGAATCGCTGTGTCGGCGGGGCCGGCCGCGGTCATCGAGGCGGCCTGCGCGCCGGCGGATTGGGTGATGGCCGCGATCGTCGGTGCTGCCGGCCTTGAGCCGACGATGGAAGCCGTGCGTCGTGGCGCGATCATCGGTCTCGCCAATAAGGAATGCCTCGTCTGCGCTGGCGCGCTGATGATGGCCGATATCAAAAAGCACGGCGCAACCCTGGTCCCGGTCGATTCAGAGCATAGTGCGATCTATCAGGTGTTCGATTTCGACAATGCCGACAAGGTCGATCAGATTATTCTGACCGCGTCCGGTGGCCCCTTCCGCACGCTTTCGCGAGAGGCGATGCGCGCGATGACGCCGGCGCAGGCGGTTGCCCATCCGAACTGGGACATGGGAGCGAAGATCTCGGTCGATTCGGCGACGATGATGAACAAGGGCCTCGAACTGATCGAGGCCTTCCATCTGTTTCCGGTTCAGTCGCACCAGATCGAAATCGTGGTTCATCCGCAATCGGTGATCCACAGCCTCGTCGCCTATGTCGACGGCTCGGTTCTGGCGCAGCTTGGACAGCCGGACATGCGCACGCCGATCGCCTACGCGCTGGCCTGGCCGGGCCGCATGGCGGCACCGGCTGCGCGGCTTCGCCTTGCCGAGATCGGCCAGTTGTCGTTTGAGGAGCCAGATGAGGAGCGTTTCCCGGCGCTGCGCCTCGCCCGCGAAGCGCTTCGCCGCGGTGGCGCAGTACCGGTCGTGCTCAACGCCGCCAATGAAATCGCCGTGCAGAGCTTCCTCAATGAAGAGATCGGTTTTCTCGACATCGCCGCCGTGGTCGAACAGGCCATGGGGTGGGCGCCGGTGGGAGCCTTGCAGGCGATCAGCGATGTGATTGACGTCGATCGCGATGCGCGGGCGAGGGCGCTCGAAATCATTCGAACGATGCGCTAA
- a CDS encoding phosphatidate cytidylyltransferase gives MFTRVASGIVFGVPALLIIDFGSPLFEIMVATASAILAWEWFRMCGGGRPKLDGIVGVGVLLAAVVCIVLAGIAPAIGVLFAGSLVMMLVIGSGPWLAAGVLYLGLPCLALLWLRSEPSSGREIVLWLIGVVWASDIGAYAAGRLIGGPRLAPKISPNKTWAGLGGGIALAAAASAALAGAMGDTSVPASVLIGPALNTTALSSAALTGTALTGAALTGAMLGATAQAGDLAESWVKRRFQVKDTGTLIPGHGGLLDRVDALLAVVAVVAVIAAIDKGVLFQWL, from the coding sequence GTGTTCACCCGCGTCGCCTCCGGAATTGTGTTCGGCGTGCCGGCCCTGCTGATCATCGACTTCGGCTCGCCTTTATTCGAGATCATGGTGGCGACAGCGTCGGCGATTCTCGCCTGGGAGTGGTTTCGGATGTGCGGTGGCGGACGTCCTAAACTCGATGGCATCGTCGGCGTTGGCGTTCTGCTGGCAGCGGTGGTTTGCATCGTTCTCGCCGGCATCGCTCCGGCGATCGGCGTGCTGTTTGCGGGTAGCCTGGTGATGATGCTGGTGATCGGCAGCGGACCCTGGCTTGCAGCGGGCGTGCTTTATCTCGGCTTGCCTTGTCTTGCGCTGCTCTGGCTTCGCAGCGAGCCGTCAAGCGGCCGGGAGATTGTCCTGTGGCTGATCGGCGTGGTCTGGGCGTCGGATATCGGCGCTTACGCCGCCGGACGGCTGATCGGCGGCCCACGGCTCGCACCGAAGATCAGTCCGAACAAAACCTGGGCCGGCCTCGGCGGCGGTATCGCACTCGCCGCGGCGGCAAGCGCGGCGCTGGCTGGAGCGATGGGAGACACCTCGGTTCCGGCCTCCGTACTCATCGGACCTGCGTTGAATACAACGGCATTGAGCAGTGCGGCGCTGACGGGGACGGCGCTTACCGGAGCTGCCCTGACTGGGGCGATGCTGGGCGCGACGGCCCAGGCCGGCGATCTCGCCGAGTCGTGGGTGAAGCGCCGGTTTCAGGTCAAGGATACAGGCACGCTGATCCCCGGACACGGCGGCCTGCTCGACCGGGTTGACGCGCTGCTGGCGGTCGTCGCCGTCGTCGCCGTCATTGCGGCAATCGATAAGGGTGTTTTATTCCAATGGCTATGA
- a CDS encoding isoprenyl transferase — translation MKPLPSEAEPGRIPAHVAIIMDGNGRWAASRGMGRAAGHKRGAEAVKTAAECAVRLGVSYLTLFGFSSENWTRPEAEILDLMGLLRYYLGREVGFLQEHSIRLRIIGDRQRLAADIVDAIEQAEQRTRGNGRLTLTIALSYGARAEICRAARRIAEEVASGRLAAADIDEMSFAKFLYTYDMPDPDLVIRTSGEQRISNFLLWQVAYSELVFLDTYWPDFSQQEFERAVREFGRRDRRYGAVSS, via the coding sequence ATGAAGCCTCTGCCGTCCGAGGCCGAGCCGGGGCGCATACCGGCGCACGTCGCGATCATCATGGACGGCAACGGCCGATGGGCCGCCTCGCGCGGGATGGGCCGCGCCGCCGGACACAAACGCGGCGCCGAAGCGGTGAAGACAGCCGCCGAATGCGCGGTGCGACTGGGTGTTTCCTATCTGACCCTGTTCGGCTTTTCTTCCGAGAACTGGACCCGCCCGGAGGCCGAGATCCTCGACCTCATGGGTCTGTTGCGCTACTACCTCGGACGGGAAGTGGGGTTCCTGCAAGAGCATTCGATTCGGCTACGGATCATCGGTGATCGCCAGCGATTGGCTGCGGATATCGTCGACGCCATCGAACAGGCCGAGCAGCGGACCCGCGGCAACGGCCGGCTGACGCTGACGATCGCCCTGAGCTACGGGGCGCGGGCCGAGATCTGTCGCGCGGCGCGGCGAATTGCCGAGGAAGTAGCGAGCGGTCGTCTCGCCGCCGCCGATATCGATGAGATGTCGTTCGCCAAATTCCTGTATACCTACGACATGCCCGATCCGGATCTGGTGATTCGAACCAGCGGCGAACAGCGGATCAGTAATTTTCTTCTCTGGCAGGTGGCGTATTCGGAATTGGTGTTCCTCGATACATATTGGCCGGACTTCTCGCAGCAGGAGTTCGAGCGAGCGGTTCGCGAATTCGGTCGCCGGGATCGACGCTACGGCGCCGTCTCGAGTTGA
- the frr gene encoding ribosome recycling factor has protein sequence MDAAAEVLLKEFAGLRTGRASVSLLEPLSVDAYGSRMPLTQVATVSAPEPRLLTVQVWDRGLIKAVERAIKESDLGLNPVGEGQLIRIPIPPLNEQRRIEITKIASRYAEEARVAVRNVRRHALDELKKAEKDGGISQDQVRDLGKQVQELTDQRIQIVDDLLSKKESEILQV, from the coding sequence ATGGACGCCGCGGCTGAGGTTCTGCTCAAGGAATTCGCCGGCCTGCGCACCGGGCGCGCGTCGGTCAGCCTGCTGGAGCCATTGAGCGTCGACGCTTATGGGTCGCGGATGCCGCTGACGCAGGTGGCGACGGTTTCAGCGCCGGAGCCACGCCTGCTGACCGTGCAGGTCTGGGATCGAGGTCTGATCAAGGCGGTGGAACGGGCGATCAAGGAATCAGATCTTGGCCTGAATCCGGTGGGCGAAGGCCAGCTCATTCGCATCCCGATCCCGCCGCTCAACGAGCAACGGCGCATCGAGATCACGAAAATCGCATCGCGTTACGCCGAGGAAGCGCGAGTCGCGGTTCGCAACGTCCGGCGCCATGCCCTGGACGAGTTGAAGAAGGCGGAGAAGGACGGCGGTATCTCGCAGGATCAGGTTCGCGACCTCGGCAAGCAGGTACAGGAGCTGACGGACCAGCGTATCCAGATCGTCGACGATCTCCTCTCCAAGAAGGAATCCGAGATCCTGCAGGTGTGA
- a CDS encoding UMP kinase gives MTATPVYRRVLLKLSGEALMGEQSYGIELATLERMAADIRAVSEMGVEVCLVVGGGNIFRGVSVAASGLERASADYMGMLATVMNALALQSVLERCGLHTRVQSAIPMTTVCEPYIRRRAVRHLEKGRVVVFAAGTGNPFFTTDTAAALRAVEMGCDALLKGTQVDGVYSADPKKDANAERYETLSFQEVLSRDLRVMDTSAVALARDNAIPIIVFSIHSPGAFASAVCGTGKSTIIR, from the coding sequence ATGACCGCCACTCCGGTTTACCGTCGCGTTCTGTTGAAGCTGTCTGGCGAAGCCCTGATGGGCGAGCAATCCTATGGAATCGAATTGGCCACCCTCGAACGCATGGCCGCCGATATCCGGGCGGTCAGCGAGATGGGGGTCGAGGTGTGTCTCGTCGTCGGCGGCGGGAACATCTTTCGCGGTGTCTCCGTTGCCGCGTCGGGTCTCGAACGGGCGAGCGCGGACTATATGGGTATGCTCGCCACGGTCATGAACGCGCTGGCCCTGCAAAGCGTGCTTGAACGATGTGGTTTGCATACGCGGGTGCAGTCGGCTATTCCGATGACGACGGTATGCGAGCCGTACATCCGGCGCCGCGCCGTTCGGCATCTTGAAAAGGGTCGCGTCGTGGTCTTCGCCGCCGGCACCGGCAATCCATTCTTCACCACCGATACCGCGGCGGCGCTGCGGGCGGTGGAAATGGGCTGCGACGCGCTGCTGAAAGGCACCCAGGTCGATGGCGTCTATTCGGCCGATCCCAAGAAGGACGCGAATGCCGAGCGCTATGAGACGCTATCGTTCCAAGAGGTGTTGTCCCGCGATCTGCGGGTGATGGACACCTCGGCGGTGGCGCTCGCCCGCGACAATGCGATCCCCATCATCGTCTTTTCCATTCACAGCCCTGGCGCATTCGCCTCAGCCGTGTGCGGTACCGGAAAGTCGACGATCATTCGCTGA
- a CDS encoding elongation factor Ts — MADISASLVKALREKTNAGMMDCKKALTETAGDIEAAVDWLRKKGLAAAAKRSGRVASDGLIGLAVDGARGAVVEINSETDFVARNAVFQDFVVNVAKIACALQVDTEALRQAAWPATGRTIAEELTHLAATIGENITLRRSECVAVEQGVIAAYMHNAQGPGIGKIGVLVAIAAERVDAAVQDLGKKIAMHVAAANPLAVSRADVAADALERERSVLVEQARGTGKPEAVIQKMVEGRIGKFYEEACLLEQAFVMDPQTKVGALIEAAGKDLGCRLEVRRFIRFALGEGIAASADAASVAA, encoded by the coding sequence ATGGCGGACATCAGTGCGAGCCTGGTGAAGGCGCTGCGCGAAAAGACGAACGCCGGCATGATGGATTGCAAAAAGGCGCTGACCGAAACTGCGGGCGACATCGAGGCGGCGGTCGACTGGCTGCGCAAAAAAGGCCTCGCGGCCGCGGCCAAGCGTTCGGGGCGCGTGGCTTCGGACGGGCTCATCGGTCTTGCGGTCGACGGTGCGCGCGGCGCCGTCGTCGAGATCAATTCCGAGACCGATTTCGTCGCGCGCAACGCCGTGTTCCAGGACTTCGTCGTTAATGTGGCGAAGATCGCCTGTGCCCTGCAGGTCGACACCGAGGCCCTGCGGCAAGCCGCCTGGCCGGCGACCGGGCGGACGATCGCCGAGGAACTGACCCATCTCGCGGCGACGATCGGCGAGAACATCACCTTGCGCCGCAGCGAATGCGTTGCCGTCGAACAGGGGGTGATCGCCGCCTACATGCACAACGCCCAGGGGCCGGGGATCGGCAAGATCGGCGTGCTGGTGGCGATCGCCGCCGAACGCGTCGACGCGGCCGTGCAGGACCTCGGCAAGAAAATTGCCATGCATGTCGCCGCCGCCAATCCACTCGCCGTCTCGCGCGCGGATGTTGCCGCCGACGCCCTCGAGCGCGAGCGGTCGGTTCTGGTTGAGCAGGCGCGCGGCACCGGGAAACCGGAGGCGGTCATTCAGAAAATGGTTGAGGGCCGGATCGGCAAGTTCTACGAGGAAGCTTGTCTGCTCGAGCAGGCGTTCGTTATGGATCCGCAGACAAAGGTGGGCGCGCTAATCGAGGCGGCTGGCAAGGATCTCGGCTGCAGGTTGGAGGTGCGGCGCTTCATTCGCTTCGCGCTCGGCGAGGGCATCGCAGCTTCAGCGGACGCGGCGAGCGTCGCGGCTTAG
- the rpsB gene encoding 30S ribosomal protein S2, giving the protein MTTPTFTMRQLLEAGVHFGHSTRRWNPRMAPYLFGVRNGTHIIDLEHTVPLLHRGLLAVRDVVAAGGRVLIVGTKRQASEKVADAAKRCGQYYVNHRWLGGMMTNWRTMSNSIKRLRDLDARLSETMQGLTKKETLNLTRERDKLERSMGGIKEMGGLPDILFVIDTNKESIAVAEANKLSIPVVAILDSNSDPAGINFPIPGNDDALRAISLYCDLLVDSVLDGIQQEMVAAGVDIGASQDPDVELIDEIDEENLLTGDASADAAPEEAPSSEATGAETGGNETEAGQTA; this is encoded by the coding sequence ATGACGACCCCGACCTTTACCATGCGCCAGCTCCTGGAAGCCGGCGTGCACTTCGGCCACAGCACACGGCGGTGGAATCCGCGGATGGCGCCTTACCTGTTCGGTGTGCGCAACGGCACCCACATCATCGATCTCGAGCACACCGTGCCGCTGTTGCACCGAGGCTTGCTCGCCGTACGCGACGTCGTTGCCGCCGGTGGGCGGGTGCTGATCGTCGGTACCAAGCGCCAGGCAAGCGAGAAGGTGGCCGATGCCGCCAAGCGCTGCGGCCAGTACTACGTCAACCACCGCTGGCTCGGCGGGATGATGACCAACTGGCGGACGATGTCGAACTCGATCAAACGGCTGCGCGACCTTGACGCGCGCCTGTCCGAGACGATGCAGGGTCTGACCAAGAAGGAAACGCTGAACCTCACCCGCGAACGCGACAAGCTTGAGCGTTCGATGGGCGGCATCAAGGAGATGGGCGGTCTGCCCGACATCCTCTTCGTCATCGATACCAACAAGGAATCGATCGCTGTCGCCGAGGCCAACAAGCTGAGCATCCCCGTCGTCGCCATTCTCGATTCCAACAGCGATCCGGCGGGCATCAACTTCCCCATCCCCGGCAACGACGACGCACTGCGCGCGATCAGCCTTTACTGCGATCTGCTGGTGGACTCGGTGCTCGATGGCATTCAGCAGGAGATGGTCGCGGCCGGCGTCGACATCGGCGCCTCCCAGGATCCGGATGTCGAGCTGATCGACGAGATCGACGAAGAGAACCTGCTCACGGGCGATGCCAGTGCCGATGCCGCACCGGAGGAAGCCCCGAGTTCCGAGGCTACGGGCGCCGAAACGGGCGGGAACGAAACCGAAGCCGGCCAGACGGCCTGA
- a CDS encoding IS630 family transposase — MKGRQDAQAVDRSGLRLRLLKQQAQAGDLVLLFEDESEALTHPYLAHVWAGRGADLRVAAPGQARKVAMIGALDFAAGTLVVETSRSKRSSDFIALLTRLDELHGPRPGRPTKPVVLVIDNGPIHTSKASRAALAARPWLCVEWLPRYAPELNDIEHAWRDLKRHFLAHQTFRDLDHLDRAIHAAVTDLNNERQSKTCANLRIAA; from the coding sequence CTGAAGGGGCGGCAGGACGCCCAGGCCGTCGATCGCTCCGGCCTGCGGCTTCGTCTGCTGAAGCAGCAGGCCCAGGCCGGCGACCTCGTGCTGCTGTTCGAAGACGAGTCCGAGGCGCTCACCCATCCTTATCTCGCGCATGTGTGGGCCGGGCGCGGCGCCGACCTGCGCGTCGCAGCGCCCGGCCAGGCGCGCAAGGTGGCGATGATCGGCGCGCTCGACTTCGCGGCCGGCACGCTGGTCGTCGAGACCAGCCGGAGCAAGCGAAGCAGCGATTTCATCGCTCTGCTGACGCGGCTCGACGAGCTCCATGGCCCGCGCCCCGGCCGACCGACGAAGCCGGTCGTGCTCGTCATCGACAACGGTCCCATTCATACCAGCAAGGCGTCGCGTGCCGCCCTCGCCGCGCGGCCATGGCTGTGCGTCGAATGGCTGCCGAGGTACGCCCCCGAGTTGAACGACATCGAACATGCTTGGCGTGACCTGAAGCGGCATTTCCTCGCCCATCAGACCTTCCGAGACCTCGACCATCTCGACCGCGCCATCCATGCTGCCGTCACTGACCTCAACAACGAACGCCAATCCAAAACGTGTGCAAACCTACGAATCGCTGCTTAG